The following proteins are encoded in a genomic region of Arachis stenosperma cultivar V10309 chromosome 4, arast.V10309.gnm1.PFL2, whole genome shotgun sequence:
- the LOC130976903 gene encoding sulfoquinovosyl transferase SQD2-like, producing MAATSLSINPSLSPNFRSSPSPPSSSNSGKLQFFQPIGAKPITLFCRGARLCSLQSPRTFKSRKSVVLGAGKMSISDQELREEEGEEGPPSENNSRPRRIALFVEPSPFAYVSGYKNRFQNFIKHLREMGDEVLVVTTHEGVPKEFYGAKIIGSRSFPCPWYQKVPLSLALSPRIISAVARFKPDIIHASSPGIMVFGALIIAKLLSVPIVMSYHTHVPVYIPRYTFSWLVKPMWLVIKFLHRAADLTLVPSVAIARDLLTARVTAANKIRLWNKGVDSDSFHPRYRSHEMRLRLSNGEPEKPLIIHVGRLGVEKSLDFLKRIMDKLPEARIAFIGDGPYREELEKMFEGMPVVFTGMLGGEELSQAYASGDVFVMPSESETLGLVVLEAMSSGIPVVGARAGGIPDIIPTDQEGKIGYLYTPGDLEDCMSKLEPLLLNRELRETMGKAARQEMEKYDWRAATRKIRNEQYSAAIWFWRKKRAQLLRPIQWATKRIFPSPAINYR from the exons ATGGCCGCCACTTCTCTCTCTATAAATCCCTCTCTCTCCCCCAACTTTCGTTCATCGCCCTCCCCACCTTCTTCTTCAAATTCCGGTAAATTGCAATTCTTTCAGCCAATTGGAGCGAAACCGATTACTCTTTTCTGCAGGGGAGCGCGATTGTGCTCTCTGCAGAGTCCAAGGACATTCAAGAGTAGGAAAAGTGTGGTTCTTGGAGCTGGAAAAATGAGCATATCAGATCAAGAATTGCGTGAGGAGGAAGGAGAAGAGGGTCCTCCTTCTGAGAACAATTCAAGGCCTCGTCGAATTGCTCTCTTTGTTGAGCCTTCTCCTTTTGC ATATGTCTCTGGATATAAAAATCGGTTCCAGAATTTTATTAAGCATCTCCGTGAAATGGGAGACGAG GTATTGGTTGTGACAACACATGAAGGAGTGCCCAAGGAATTTTATGGCGCTAAAATAATCGGATCCCGGAG TTTCCCCTGCCCATGGTATCAGAAGGTACCTCTCTCCTTGGCTCTCAGTCCAAGAATAATTTCAGCGGTTGCCCGGTTCAAGCCTGACATAATACATGCGTCGTCACCTGGCATAATG GTTTTCGGTGCTCTTATCATTGCAAAACTTCTCTCTGTTCCCATTGTCATGTCCTATCATACACATGTACCAGT TTACATTCCGAGATATACATTTAGCTGGCTGGTGAAACCCATGTGGTTGGTCATAA AATTTCTACATAGAGCAGCTGATCTCACTCTAGTTCCATCGGTTGCCATTGCGAGGGATCTCCTAACAGCTAGAGTAACAGCAG CTAACAAGATTCGACTTTGGAACAAGGGTGTTGATTCTGACAGCTTCCATCCTCGATACCGCTCGCATGAAATGCGATTAAGATTGAG CAATGGTGAACCGGAGAAACCCTTGATAATTCATGTTGGACGGCTTGGAGTTGAGAAGAGTTTAGATTTTCTCAAAAG GATCATGGATAAGCTTCCTGAAGCACGAATTGCTTTTATTGGAGATGGGCCTTACAG GGAGGAGCTGGAGAAAATGTTTGAGGGTATGCCTGTAGTATTCACAGGAATGTTGGGAGGCGAAGAACTCTCCCAAGCATACGCTAGCGGAGATGTTTTTGTTATGCCTTCGGAGTCAGAGACACTTGGGCTTGTGGTTTTGGAGGCCATGTCTTCGGGGATTCCTGTGGTGGGAGCACGAGCCGGAGGAATTCCGGACATAATCCCTACAGATCAAGAGGGAAAAATTGGCTATCTCTACACTCCGGGCGATCTTGAAGACTGCATGAGCAAATTGGAGCCCTTGTTGCTTAACAGAGAGTTGAGGGAAACCATGGGAAAAGCTGCACGCCAAGAGATGGAGAAGTATGATTGGAGGGCAGCTACTCGAAAGATTCGCAACGAGCAGTACAGCGCTGCCATTTGGTTCTGGCGCAAGAAGAGAGCTCAACTGTTGAGACCCATTCAATGGGCCACAAAACGCATCTTCCCCTCTCCAGCAATCAACTATCGTTGA